The sequence CCCTTCGGCACCGACGATCTCGGGCAGGATATCCTCGCTCGCATGATTTATGGCGGGCGCATCTCGCTTGCCGTCGGCCTTGCCGCGATGCTGGTTTCGGTCTTCATCGGCGTGCTGATCGGCGCGCTTGCCGGCATGTCGCGCGGTGCGCTCGGACACGCCCTGATGTGGCTCACCGATTTGTTCCTGTCACTGCCGCAGCTGCCGCTGCTCCTGCTGCTCATCTATCTGTTCCGCGACGGGCTGAAGCAGATGTTCGGGCCCGAGGGCGGCATCTTCATCCTGATCGTGCTGGTGATCGGGGGCCTGCGCTGGATGCCGGTGGCGCGCCTGGTGCGCGCCCAGTTCCTATCGATCCGCGAAAAGGAGTTCGTCGAAGCGGCGCGTGCGCTCGGCGCCAGTCCGGTGCGGCAGGTGGTGCGGCACATCCTGCCCAATGCGGTCGGTCCGGTGATCATCGCCGGCACCATCGACGTCGCCGCCGCGATCATCGCGGAATCGACGCTGTCCTTCCTCGGCCTCGGCTTCCCGCCGGATACCCCGACCTGGGGCCGGCTGCTTTATGATGCCAAGGATTTTCTCGACATCGGGCCGCACTGGGCGCTGTTTCCGGGCGGCGCGATCTTCATCGCGGTGGTCGCCATCAACTTCATCGGCGACGGCCTGCGCGACGCGCTCGATGCGCGACGGGTGATCTGATGGCGCCGCTGCTCGAGATCAAGGGCCTGAAAACCCACTTCTCCACCGACGACGGCATCCTCCAGGCCGTCGACGGCGTGGACATCTCCATCAACAAGGGCGAGACGCTCTGCGTCGTCGGCGAGTCCGGCTGCGGCAAGACCGTCACCGCGATGTCGATCCTGAAGCTGATCGCGATGCCGCCGGGCCGGATCGCGGCGGGTCAGATCATCTTCGAGGGACGCGATCTCGTGCCGCTGACGAGCAATCAGCTCGACGAGATCCGCGCCAAGGAGATCGGCTTCATCTTCCAGGAGCCGATGACCTCGCTCAATCCGGTGCTCACCATCGGCGAGCAGATCGCCGAGAGCCTGCGTCGGCACGAAGGGCTGACCAAGAAGCAAGCGCTCGATCGCACCATCGAGATGCTGAAGCTGGTGCAGATCCCGAACGCCGAAGGCCGCGTGCACAATTATCCGCACCAGTTCTCCGGCGGCATGCGCCAGCGCGTCATGATCGCAATGGCGCTCGCCTGCAAGCCGAAGCTGATCATCGCCGACGAGCCGACCACCGCGCTCGACGTCACCATCCAGGCGCAGATCCTCGACCTGTTGCAGGACATGAAGGACCGCTTCGGCATGGCGGTGATGCTGATCACCCATGCGATGGGTGTCGTCGCCGAGACCGCGCAGCGCGTCGTCGTGATGTATGCCGGCAAGGTGGTGGAGGAGGCGCCCGTCGACGAGCTGTTCGGCAATCCCCGCCATCCTTATACCCAAGGCCTGATCCGCTCGATCCCGCGCATCGATCTCGACAGCGAGCACAAGACGCGGCTGGAGGCGATCGGCGGCTCGGTGCCGATCCTGATCAACCCACCGGTCGGCTGCCGCTTCGCTCCGCGCTGCAAGTTCGCCATGAACGTCTGCGCCGAGAAGGAGCCGCTGCTGCGGGAGATCGCGCCCGGCCATCGCATGGCCTGTCACTTGGGAGATACTAGCCTCGGAGGCGCGGCATGAGCGAACCGTTGCTGCGCGTCAGCGGCCTGAAGAAACATTTTCCCGTGCTAGGCGGCCTGCTGTCGCGCCAGGTCGGCACCGTCTACGCGGTCGACGGCGTGTCGTTCTCGGTCAACCGCGGCGAGACGCTGGGGCTCGTCGGTGAGTCCGGCTGCGGCAAGTCGAC comes from Bradyrhizobium sp. CCGE-LA001 and encodes:
- a CDS encoding ABC transporter ATP-binding protein, producing MAPLLEIKGLKTHFSTDDGILQAVDGVDISINKGETLCVVGESGCGKTVTAMSILKLIAMPPGRIAAGQIIFEGRDLVPLTSNQLDEIRAKEIGFIFQEPMTSLNPVLTIGEQIAESLRRHEGLTKKQALDRTIEMLKLVQIPNAEGRVHNYPHQFSGGMRQRVMIAMALACKPKLIIADEPTTALDVTIQAQILDLLQDMKDRFGMAVMLITHAMGVVAETAQRVVVMYAGKVVEEAPVDELFGNPRHPYTQGLIRSIPRIDLDSEHKTRLEAIGGSVPILINPPVGCRFAPRCKFAMNVCAEKEPLLREIAPGHRMACHLGDTSLGGAA
- a CDS encoding ABC transporter permease → MAGLTLASPSAERRVYSPWRETWRRYSRHKLAVVSAFLLLILVLAVVLGPFVWRVKIDEIDIVAGMQGPSLAHPFGTDDLGQDILARMIYGGRISLAVGLAAMLVSVFIGVLIGALAGMSRGALGHALMWLTDLFLSLPQLPLLLLLIYLFRDGLKQMFGPEGGIFILIVLVIGGLRWMPVARLVRAQFLSIREKEFVEAARALGASPVRQVVRHILPNAVGPVIIAGTIDVAAAIIAESTLSFLGLGFPPDTPTWGRLLYDAKDFLDIGPHWALFPGGAIFIAVVAINFIGDGLRDALDARRVI